A single region of the Vicia villosa cultivar HV-30 ecotype Madison, WI linkage group LG4, Vvil1.0, whole genome shotgun sequence genome encodes:
- the LOC131596980 gene encoding uncharacterized protein LOC131596980, which yields MVHVNDLKIRKPHTLHARRPKEDVRGKTTNPSSSTPHEEVTKEGSRYVHNTIAKLVTRILNEDHEVPGISVPLNSVMPDPPKDSGVNQDGSSLKETEDVPMAEAGCDVNAGNIGGGTGASSTDATIVEVDNISDVELIASVSPSIAKRLMTRRKGKAVMHSSPKKKTAVNSPIKKKDVVGSLVKKKAVPKSTSVGPTKSWSKVVPNKRKAIVLNETDSDVPSDVPDIPCRKKPSSSKLAASVPDVPIDNISFHFPSSVNRWKYVFQKRLALERELVKNALKCKEVMELIHHAGLMKTVSNFYKCYEILVKEFIVNLSEDCADAQSKLEVTDNQVCQVITAKQVKNWPLREKLSTGKLSVKYAMLHKIGAANWVPTNHKSTISIVLGRFIYVVGTKSSFDNGTRVSDVAMTSVGTSKEKAPTGKAAVIATLKETCQELESRKLTLEKLIHRLEMEEDTEHAEEDEPQVGQDAEADESDAEVESEESADGGSGGEDLGSESN from the exons ATGGTGCATGTTAATGATTTGAAGATAAGGAAACCGCACACTCTACATGCACGGCGACCGAAGGAGGATGTTCGCGGCAAGACCACCAATCCCTCATCTTCCACTCCTCATGAGGAGGTAACAAAGGAAGGTTCTAGGTATGTTCATAATACTATTGCTAAATTGGTAACAAGAATATTGAATGAAGATCATGAGGTTCCTGGGATATCTGTCCCTCTGAACTCTGTAATGCCTGACCCTCCAAAAGATTCTGGTGTGAATCAAGATGGTAGTTCTCTGAAGGAAACTGAAGATGTTCCAATGGCTGAAGCTG GCTGTGATGTTAATGCTGGTAATATTGGTGGTGGTACAGGTGCTTCTAGTACAGATGCTACTATTGTGGAGGTTGACAACATATCTGATGTTGAGCTGATTGCCTCTGTTAGTCCGAGCATAGCCAAGAGGCTTATGACAAGGAGGAAAGGGAAGGCAGTCATGCATAGTTCCCCTAAGAAGAAGACTGCTGTGAATAGTCCTATCAAGAAGAAGGATGTGGTTGGAAGTCTTGTCAAGAAGAAGGCTGTGCCCAAGAGCACATCTGTTGGGCCAACAAAATCTTGGAGCAAAGTTGTGCCTAATAAGAGGAAGGCTATTGTTCTTAATGAGACTGATTCTGATGTCCCAAGCGATGTCCCAGATATCCCTTGCAGGAAGAAACCCTCTTCCAGCAAGCTGGCTGCAAGTGTTCCAGATGTTCCTATTGATAATATATCCTTTCACTTTCCCTCAAGTGTGAACAGGTGGAAGTATGTGTTCCAGAAGAGGCTGGCCCTAGAGAGGGAACTTGTAAAGAATGCGCTGAAGTGTAAGGAAGTAATGGAGTTGATCCACCATGCAGGACTAATGAAGACTGTGTCCAATTTCTATAAGTGCTATGAGATCCTGGTGAAGGAATTCATAGTCAACCTCTCTGAAGATTGTGCGGATG CTCAGTCTAAGCTTGAAGTGACTGACAACCAAGTGTGTCAGGTGATAACGGCCAAGCAGGTAAAGAACTGGCCTTTGAGGGAAAAACTGTCAACTGGGAAGCTCAGTGTGAAGTATGCAATGTTGCATAAAATTGGAGCTGCTAACTGGGTGCCAACAAATCATAAATCTACAATTTCAATTGTTCTTGGAAGATTCATTTATGTTGTGGGAACCAAATCCAGTTTTGACAATG GAACCCGTGTCTCTGATGTTGCCATGACATCCGTTGGGACATCCAAGGAAAAAGCTCCAACAGGGAAAGCTGCAGTAATCGCCACTCTTAAGGAAACATGCCAAGAGCTGGAGTCCAGAAAGTTGACTCTAGAGAAGCTTATTCACAGGCTTGAGATGGAAGAAGATACTGAGCATGCTGAGGAAGATGAACCTCAAGTTGGTCAGGATGCTGAAGCTGATGAATCAGATGCAGAAGTGGAATCTGAAGAAAGTGCAGATGGTGGTTCTGGTGGAGAGGATCTTGGATCTGAATCTAATTAG